The following coding sequences are from one Saprospiraceae bacterium window:
- a CDS encoding T9SS type A sorting domain-containing protein: MESFDWGTERPGVLNPKFADADGNGVVNVRDLNLLRWYFKYTHNSPESRALECEGNPILKFVKNGNTRMEKTYESFLEKRSIERYNFSVLNSNSDDVILINSLAKTWKDTSVFIFEHHSYEQQISLEKIEVVYFQNSKRDIPIIDTFQQLFYILKAKSTGVVEICDFTLFYANGTTEKLLGESFKIGELGTTDSEDGFGFSIYPSPTHSRIIIDGELEKILYFELYDSSGRQLLKEKLKDRFVNLTEIGPGIHILKFYLKNGKYFTQKIIID; encoded by the coding sequence ATGGAGTCATTCGATTGGGGTACTGAGCGCCCTGGAGTCCTGAATCCAAAATTTGCGGATGCAGATGGAAATGGTGTGGTAAATGTTCGTGACCTGAATTTATTGCGTTGGTATTTTAAATACACTCACAATAGTCCAGAATCAAGGGCGTTGGAATGCGAGGGTAATCCGATTTTGAAATTTGTGAAAAACGGCAATACTAGAATGGAGAAAACCTATGAGTCGTTTTTGGAAAAGCGCAGTATTGAAAGGTATAATTTCAGTGTATTGAATTCTAATTCTGACGATGTCATTCTCATCAATTCCTTAGCTAAGACGTGGAAAGATACTTCAGTATTCATATTTGAACACCATTCTTACGAGCAGCAAATTAGCCTTGAAAAAATTGAAGTGGTTTATTTTCAAAATTCTAAGAGAGATATTCCAATCATTGATACTTTTCAACAACTTTTTTACATTTTGAAAGCCAAAAGCACAGGAGTTGTAGAGATTTGCGACTTCACATTATTTTATGCCAATGGAACGACCGAAAAGCTGCTGGGAGAATCATTCAAGATTGGCGAACTTGGTACAACAGACTCTGAAGATGGATTTGGTTTTAGTATATATCCCTCACCAACCCACAGCAGAATTATAATAGATGGTGAACTGGAAAAGATTTTATATTTTGAATTGTACGATAGCAGTGGTCGACAACTACTGAAGGAAAAATTGAAGGACAGGTTCGTCAACTTGACTGAAATTGGTCCTGGGATTCATATCTTGAAATTTTATTTAAAAAATGGTAAATACTTTACTCAGAAAATAATAATTGACTAA
- a CDS encoding class I SAM-dependent methyltransferase, protein MSVTNQKKVYLRNIEYYRNRLCLILEWINSSKPKSILDVGCGEMILKSMLNQRDVRYTGIDQYSPQSDKENFIHEDILAYTVEKKFDIVLCLGVMDHLSSSDKEKLFHKIIQLTDSVLIISIKNYKNLVYRALQKTDKEGKSLYLFLKKTSTKQMSILKFPYYQKCVELKKFPSLFATEYIFYIKK, encoded by the coding sequence GTGTCTGTCACAAATCAAAAAAAAGTTTATCTGCGTAATATCGAATACTATCGCAATAGACTTTGCCTGATCCTGGAATGGATTAATTCATCAAAACCCAAAAGTATTTTGGACGTCGGATGCGGAGAAATGATTCTAAAATCAATGTTAAATCAGCGTGATGTCAGGTACACAGGAATAGACCAATATTCTCCACAATCTGATAAAGAAAATTTTATTCATGAGGATATACTGGCATATACAGTTGAAAAAAAATTTGATATAGTACTTTGCCTTGGTGTCATGGATCATCTTTCTTCATCAGATAAAGAAAAATTATTCCATAAAATCATTCAATTAACAGATAGTGTTTTGATTATTTCTATCAAGAATTATAAGAATTTAGTTTATCGCGCTCTCCAAAAAACTGATAAGGAAGGTAAAAGCTTATATTTATTTTTAAAAAAAACCTCTACTAAGCAAATGTCCATCCTAAAATTTCCTTATTATCAAAAATGCGTTGAATTAAAAAAATTTCCATCGCTTTTTGCTACAGAATATATATTTTATATCAAAAAGTAG
- a CDS encoding glycosyltransferase family 4 protein: protein MLENKKIAIVANSTWNIYNFRQDLIRMFKAESCKVIVIAPIDEYIHYLNGSYFTKHIPLHHLNSQSQSPLEEWRCFWELYHIYRKEKPDIILHFTIKPNLYGSIAARFLKIPCVSTITGLGFSFLKREKLSTFFTLLYRFALRKNKRVLFHNDEDNLLFQKLNITSNTQGKVVPGSGVNTNYFHPSFNIINKDKFCFLFAGRLLKDKGLEEFIQASIQCRAFLKRAEFWVVGQLNEENPNTISKTDLLDWVEKRYIKYLGAEKDIRPIIAQCNVLVLPSYREGKPKSLLEAMSMAKPVITTDVPGCRDLVEHEINGLIVPPKDSFSLAEAMVRLYNMSDVDVNKMGLSGRSLVEDHFSIAKVLDCYRNIVTEILIHSNQDNSSVAIEENINK, encoded by the coding sequence ATGCTTGAAAATAAAAAAATAGCAATCGTCGCCAATTCTACCTGGAACATTTACAACTTTAGACAAGATCTTATCAGGATGTTTAAAGCTGAATCCTGCAAAGTTATTGTAATTGCTCCGATTGACGAGTATATTCATTACTTAAATGGTTCCTATTTTACTAAACATATCCCTCTTCATCATTTAAATTCTCAAAGTCAATCTCCCTTAGAAGAATGGCGGTGTTTCTGGGAACTCTATCACATCTATCGCAAGGAGAAACCCGATATTATTTTACATTTTACAATCAAGCCAAATCTGTATGGGTCTATCGCAGCCAGGTTTTTAAAAATTCCTTGCGTGAGTACAATAACCGGCCTTGGCTTTTCATTTTTAAAACGAGAAAAGCTTTCAACTTTCTTTACATTACTATATCGATTTGCTCTACGGAAAAACAAACGTGTACTCTTCCATAATGATGAAGATAATTTGTTGTTCCAAAAATTAAATATCACTTCAAACACCCAGGGTAAGGTAGTGCCCGGCTCAGGTGTTAATACCAATTATTTTCACCCATCATTTAATATAATCAACAAGGATAAATTTTGTTTTCTTTTTGCTGGCAGATTATTGAAAGACAAGGGGCTTGAAGAATTCATTCAAGCAAGCATACAATGTAGAGCATTCCTGAAACGAGCGGAGTTTTGGGTGGTAGGCCAATTGAACGAAGAGAATCCTAACACCATAAGCAAAACCGATCTTTTGGATTGGGTAGAAAAAAGATACATAAAATATCTAGGCGCTGAAAAAGATATTCGACCCATTATTGCACAATGCAATGTATTGGTCTTACCATCTTATAGAGAAGGCAAACCCAAATCCCTCCTGGAGGCGATGTCAATGGCTAAACCTGTAATCACAACGGATGTCCCAGGATGCCGAGACCTGGTCGAGCATGAGATCAATGGTTTAATTGTTCCACCTAAGGACAGTTTTTCTTTGGCAGAAGCCATGGTTCGTCTATACAATATGAGTGATGTAGATGTAAATAAAATGGGCCTTTCCGGAAGAAGCCTGGTAGAAGATCACTTTAGTATTGCGAAAGTTCTGGATTGCTATCGTAACATAGTGACAGAAATTCTCATCCACTCAAATCAGGATAATTCATCTGTTGCAATTGAGGAAAATATCAATAAGTAA
- the wecB gene encoding UDP-N-acetylglucosamine 2-epimerase (non-hydrolyzing): MKILQIVGARPNFMKVAPLHRAFSNEKNAISKIVHTGQHFDQQMSDIFFQQLELPEPDYYLGVGSGTHSQMTAEMMTKFEPILLQEKPDFVVVVGDVTSTFACALTAKRNNFKVAHVEAGLRSFDRTMPEEINRILTDQISDLLFLTESSARNNLLNENVDDAKIYFTGNCMIDSLIYYLPKIEKSNILLTLGVVPQNYILVTMHRPGNVDSREGLEKIIKILDRLSKDIPIVFPMHPRTKKNLQHFDLLHKIQSNQNIHITEPLGYLEFIHLMHHSKLIMTDSGGVQEESTYLKVPCLTFRKSTERPITIEKGTNQLLDDLEVDTAIEAAQKCLSGNSITGIIPELWDGNAANRIVKIMMSYA, encoded by the coding sequence ATCAAAATATTACAAATAGTAGGCGCAAGGCCCAATTTTATGAAAGTGGCTCCATTGCATCGGGCTTTTAGCAACGAGAAAAACGCCATTTCCAAAATTGTGCACACAGGTCAGCATTTTGATCAACAGATGAGTGATATTTTTTTTCAGCAGTTAGAACTTCCTGAACCTGACTATTATTTAGGTGTCGGTTCGGGAACTCATTCTCAAATGACTGCTGAAATGATGACTAAATTTGAACCTATATTATTGCAAGAAAAACCTGACTTTGTTGTCGTAGTTGGTGATGTGACTTCCACGTTTGCTTGTGCGCTGACTGCTAAGAGAAATAACTTCAAAGTCGCACACGTAGAAGCAGGATTGAGAAGTTTTGACAGAACAATGCCGGAAGAAATTAACAGAATACTAACTGACCAAATTTCTGACCTATTATTTCTCACTGAATCTTCAGCTAGAAATAATCTGTTGAATGAAAATGTAGATGATGCCAAAATTTACTTTACAGGGAACTGTATGATAGATTCTCTGATCTATTATTTACCCAAGATAGAGAAGTCAAATATTCTACTGACTCTTGGAGTCGTACCTCAAAATTATATTTTGGTCACTATGCATCGTCCCGGCAATGTAGACAGCCGCGAAGGATTGGAGAAAATCATCAAAATCCTGGATAGATTGAGCAAAGATATTCCGATTGTATTTCCGATGCATCCGAGAACAAAAAAGAATCTCCAACACTTTGATTTATTGCATAAAATTCAATCTAATCAAAATATACATATTACCGAACCTTTAGGATACCTAGAGTTTATACATTTAATGCACCATAGTAAATTGATCATGACGGATTCAGGTGGTGTACAAGAGGAATCAACTTATCTTAAAGTTCCTTGTTTGACTTTTAGAAAATCTACTGAGCGTCCAATCACTATAGAAAAAGGAACGAACCAATTGCTGGATGATCTGGAAGTTGATACAGCGATTGAAGCTGCTCAAAAATGTCTAAGCGGAAATTCAATTACAGGGATAATTCCTGAATTGTGGGACGGAAATGCAGCAAATAGAATTGTAAAAATAATGATGAGTTATGCTTGA
- a CDS encoding bi-domain-containing oxidoreductase, whose product MRILMQSLKDGTTYLETLPVPHPSAQQVLIKSTCSLVSPGTEKMLIQFGRSSALQKAQQQPDKLQQVFQKIKNEGLFSTLETVQNKLDQPIALGYSNVGIVEELGSAVHHLSKGDRVVSNGYHAEYALASKHLCCKIPDNVDDDTAAFAIIAAIGLQGVRLLQVELGEKIVVIGLGLIGILTCQILQANGCEVIGMDNNENALEKANLLGITTYHSGKISGSDMFQHVFGGIGADAVIITASAAAPLTNYAAEICRKRGRIVLVGVVSNELDRDLFYKKELRFQVACSYGPGRYDPVYEEQGVDYPIGFVRWTESRNIEAVLQLMSNGKISTKHLLYRQSEFDDVIENFYSKLDELKWGNLIKYHSTNHSFSSAIQLQTHLPKNTNSRNQTFGVIGSGNFATAVIFPQLKKNGAVVKSLVSKQNTSAKTARKYGINNISTKNELILSDQEINTVIICNRHAAHGPTVLDAINSGKRVFVEKPLCTNENDLAEIKNKISLGAEVIVGFNRRFSPHSSKMNRLLGNDRSGVAINYLINAGFIDPSHWIQDPEQGGGRLIGEVCHFVDLCNYFTQSKVVEVNAVNQGNNNSLSDILSIQLKYLNGAIASIQYFSNGSKKYPKEQLQVFDKGKVYQIDNFKTFSINGSSSPFQFLNQMDKGYRIQFSELTKENSPFFNHQYYQDVIHSTEVTFAIKKSLEQNTRIRITEM is encoded by the coding sequence TTGAGAATTTTAATGCAAAGCCTGAAAGACGGCACCACATACCTCGAAACCTTGCCTGTGCCCCATCCTTCTGCGCAGCAGGTACTGATCAAATCTACCTGTAGTTTGGTATCTCCAGGTACTGAAAAAATGCTGATCCAATTTGGTAGGTCTTCCGCTTTACAAAAAGCTCAACAACAGCCGGATAAACTGCAACAAGTTTTCCAAAAAATTAAAAATGAAGGCCTGTTTTCAACACTTGAAACAGTCCAGAACAAACTGGACCAACCCATTGCACTAGGATATTCCAATGTTGGTATAGTAGAAGAACTTGGCTCAGCTGTACATCATCTTTCCAAGGGAGACAGAGTTGTAAGTAATGGATATCACGCAGAATATGCCTTAGCTTCTAAACATTTATGTTGTAAAATTCCAGACAATGTCGACGATGATACAGCTGCCTTTGCTATAATTGCAGCTATCGGTCTACAAGGAGTTCGTCTGCTCCAAGTAGAATTGGGCGAAAAAATTGTGGTAATAGGTCTTGGCTTAATCGGAATATTAACCTGCCAAATACTCCAGGCCAATGGCTGCGAAGTGATTGGAATGGACAATAATGAAAATGCCTTGGAAAAAGCAAATTTACTTGGCATTACCACCTATCACTCTGGTAAAATATCCGGCAGCGATATGTTTCAGCATGTCTTCGGTGGCATTGGGGCTGACGCAGTTATCATTACCGCTTCCGCTGCAGCGCCATTGACAAATTATGCTGCGGAAATCTGTAGAAAAAGAGGTAGAATCGTTTTGGTTGGGGTCGTATCCAATGAATTGGATCGAGATCTCTTTTATAAAAAAGAACTTCGTTTTCAAGTTGCCTGTAGTTACGGTCCTGGTCGGTATGACCCTGTTTACGAAGAACAAGGCGTAGATTATCCGATTGGATTTGTGAGATGGACAGAATCCCGAAATATTGAAGCGGTACTTCAACTGATGTCAAATGGAAAAATATCCACAAAACATCTTTTATACAGACAATCGGAATTTGATGATGTAATAGAAAATTTTTACTCCAAACTGGATGAATTAAAATGGGGAAACCTGATAAAATATCATTCCACAAATCATTCTTTTTCATCTGCCATACAGCTGCAAACACATTTACCAAAAAATACAAACTCTAGAAATCAAACATTTGGTGTGATCGGCTCTGGTAATTTTGCTACAGCTGTTATTTTTCCTCAGCTGAAGAAAAACGGAGCAGTAGTAAAATCCCTGGTATCGAAACAAAATACCTCAGCGAAAACGGCCAGAAAATACGGTATAAATAACATAAGCACGAAAAATGAATTAATCCTTTCTGATCAAGAAATAAATACAGTAATAATTTGTAATCGTCACGCAGCTCATGGTCCTACTGTTCTTGACGCTATCAATTCAGGAAAAAGAGTTTTTGTAGAAAAACCTCTTTGTACAAACGAAAACGACCTGGCAGAAATTAAAAATAAAATAAGCCTTGGAGCTGAAGTAATTGTGGGCTTCAATAGAAGATTTTCTCCGCATTCGTCCAAAATGAACCGTTTGTTGGGAAATGATCGGTCAGGGGTAGCTATCAATTATCTCATCAACGCCGGTTTCATTGATCCTTCTCATTGGATACAAGATCCTGAACAAGGAGGCGGTAGACTAATCGGTGAAGTTTGTCATTTTGTCGATCTATGCAATTATTTTACACAATCAAAAGTAGTAGAAGTCAATGCAGTAAATCAAGGAAATAATAATTCTTTGAGTGATATTTTATCAATTCAATTAAAATATCTAAACGGCGCTATTGCTTCCATCCAATATTTTTCGAATGGGTCAAAAAAATATCCCAAAGAACAGCTTCAGGTATTTGACAAAGGAAAGGTTTACCAAATCGATAATTTTAAAACATTTTCGATAAATGGAAGCAGCAGCCCATTCCAATTTCTGAATCAAATGGACAAAGGCTATAGAATTCAATTTTCGGAATTGACTAAGGAAAACTCTCCATTTTTCAATCATCAATATTATCAAGATGTTATCCATAGTACTGAAGTTACCTTTGCAATTAAAAAATCCCTGGAACAAAATACAAGAATTCGAATTACGGAAATGTAA
- a CDS encoding Gfo/Idh/MocA family oxidoreductase produces MKRFALIGAGGYIAPRHMKAIKETKNILVAALDKNDSVGIMDSYFPEADFFTEFERFDRHLEKLKRKKEGIDYLSICSPNYLHDSHIRFGLRLGAAVICEKPLVLNPWNIDALQEIELETGKKVNTILQLRLHPAVKELKNKIEANPSQSYDVDLVYITSRGKWYHTSWKGDVQKSGGVATNIGVHFYDMLGWLFGEVKQNIVHVQQADRVAGFLEYDRARVRYFLSINETTLPQEVVLANKKTYRRMLINKEEFEFSEGFGDLHTISYQHILSGQGFDLESSRRSIETVFQIRNAAPVGLIGDFHPFAAL; encoded by the coding sequence ATGAAAAGATTTGCACTAATCGGGGCCGGAGGATATATCGCTCCTCGACATATGAAAGCAATTAAAGAAACCAAAAATATTTTGGTTGCAGCTCTCGATAAAAATGATTCAGTTGGGATCATGGATAGCTATTTCCCTGAAGCAGATTTCTTTACTGAATTCGAACGATTTGACAGACATCTGGAAAAACTCAAAAGAAAAAAAGAGGGAATTGACTATTTGAGTATTTGCTCACCAAATTATTTGCACGATTCCCACATTCGTTTTGGGCTTAGGTTAGGCGCTGCTGTCATCTGCGAAAAACCCCTAGTCCTCAACCCCTGGAATATCGATGCGCTTCAAGAAATAGAACTAGAAACTGGAAAAAAAGTCAATACAATACTTCAACTGCGTCTGCATCCTGCTGTAAAAGAATTAAAAAACAAAATTGAAGCAAATCCTTCTCAATCGTACGATGTAGATTTGGTGTATATCACTTCTAGAGGAAAATGGTATCACACGTCCTGGAAAGGAGATGTCCAAAAATCCGGAGGTGTCGCCACTAATATTGGCGTTCATTTTTACGATATGCTGGGATGGTTATTTGGTGAAGTCAAACAAAATATTGTCCATGTCCAACAAGCAGATCGGGTGGCTGGCTTCCTGGAATATGATCGAGCACGGGTGCGTTATTTTCTTAGCATCAATGAAACGACTTTGCCCCAGGAAGTGGTTTTAGCCAATAAAAAGACATACAGGAGAATGCTTATAAACAAAGAAGAGTTTGAGTTCAGTGAAGGATTTGGCGATCTGCATACGATTTCCTACCAACACATCCTCAGTGGTCAGGGTTTTGACCTGGAGTCTTCTCGTAGGTCGATAGAAACGGTTTTTCAAATTCGCAATGCAGCGCCAGTTGGATTAATCGGAGATTTCCATCCGTTTGCTGCATTATAA
- a CDS encoding N-acetyltransferase, whose product MYFAHETAVIDSGCTIGEGSKIWHFSHIMPDSIIGDKCNIGQNVVISPGVVLGNNVKVQNNVSIYTGVICEDDVFLGPSMVFTNVINPRSAVIRRDQYAKTTVKKGASIGANATIVCGNDIGEFAFIGAGAVVTKSVPAYALVVGNPARQTGWMSEYGHKLEFDTNGLALCPESGAKYQLKSGVVTKLNT is encoded by the coding sequence ATATATTTTGCTCATGAAACCGCAGTAATCGATAGTGGCTGCACCATTGGTGAAGGTTCAAAAATATGGCACTTTAGTCATATTATGCCGGATAGCATTATTGGTGATAAATGTAATATAGGCCAAAATGTGGTGATTTCTCCGGGCGTTGTTTTAGGCAATAATGTCAAAGTTCAAAACAATGTCTCTATTTACACGGGAGTGATTTGTGAAGATGATGTCTTTCTTGGTCCTTCGATGGTTTTTACAAATGTCATCAATCCCAGAAGTGCTGTGATTCGAAGAGATCAGTACGCTAAAACTACTGTCAAAAAAGGAGCCTCAATAGGCGCAAACGCAACCATCGTTTGTGGTAATGATATCGGTGAATTTGCCTTTATCGGGGCCGGAGCCGTGGTGACAAAATCGGTGCCTGCTTATGCGCTGGTCGTTGGTAATCCGGCAAGACAAACTGGATGGATGAGCGAATACGGCCACAAGCTTGAGTTTGACACAAATGGATTGGCACTATGTCCGGAGTCCGGAGCAAAATATCAACTGAAATCAGGTGTAGTTACAAAATTAAACACATGA
- a CDS encoding DegT/DnrJ/EryC1/StrS family aminotransferase — MKLQMVDLASQYSKIKPEVDKAIQEVINTTSFINGAAVKSFEENLELYLQSKYVIPCANGTDALQIAFMALDLKAGDEIIVPAFTYVATAEVIALLGLTPIMVDVNPDDFNLNLEEIKRAIGPKTKAIVPVHLFGQCCQMEEIMQIANEHHLWVVEDNAQAIGSDYTYSNGQIRKSGTIAHIGCTSFFPSKNLGCYGDGGAIFTNDEALADKITMIANHGQSKRYYHDVVGVNSRLDSIQAAVLDIKLKHLDAYALARRQAADYYDSAWKDLPFIIAPFRNSHSTHVFHQYTLRITNGTRDALKEYLDLNNIPCAIYYPVPLYDQKAFVPYRGKVTKLPVTELLCNEVISLPMHTEMTHEMQDIIIRKILEFYQSK, encoded by the coding sequence ATGAAATTACAGATGGTTGACCTCGCAAGTCAATATTCCAAGATCAAACCGGAAGTAGATAAAGCTATTCAGGAAGTAATCAATACCACTTCTTTTATTAACGGAGCTGCTGTAAAGTCTTTTGAAGAAAATCTTGAACTTTATCTACAATCTAAATATGTAATACCATGTGCAAATGGAACAGATGCTCTTCAGATTGCCTTCATGGCTTTGGATCTAAAAGCCGGAGATGAAATCATTGTGCCTGCATTTACATATGTGGCTACAGCAGAAGTGATTGCTTTACTGGGCCTGACACCGATTATGGTTGATGTAAATCCCGATGATTTCAATCTCAATCTGGAAGAAATCAAAAGAGCTATCGGCCCAAAAACAAAAGCAATTGTTCCTGTTCATCTTTTTGGACAATGTTGCCAAATGGAAGAAATCATGCAAATAGCAAATGAACATCATTTGTGGGTGGTTGAGGACAATGCTCAGGCAATCGGATCAGATTATACATATTCAAATGGTCAAATAAGAAAATCCGGCACTATAGCTCATATCGGTTGCACGTCCTTTTTTCCTTCCAAAAATCTAGGTTGTTACGGAGATGGCGGGGCCATATTTACAAATGATGAAGCGCTCGCTGATAAAATAACCATGATCGCAAATCATGGCCAAAGCAAAAGATATTATCACGATGTAGTCGGTGTAAATTCCAGGCTGGATAGTATTCAAGCTGCTGTATTGGATATTAAATTGAAACATCTGGATGCCTATGCTTTGGCACGCCGACAAGCAGCCGACTACTATGATTCCGCTTGGAAAGATCTGCCTTTTATCATCGCACCTTTTAGAAACTCTCATTCCACCCACGTATTCCATCAATACACCCTGAGAATTACCAATGGAACGAGGGATGCTTTGAAGGAATATTTGGACTTAAACAATATACCTTGTGCTATTTATTACCCCGTTCCGCTGTATGATCAAAAAGCATTCGTTCCATACAGAGGTAAAGTCACCAAACTACCGGTTACAGAGTTGTTGTGCAACGAAGTGATTTCTCTACCAATGCATACCGAAATGACTCACGAAATGCAGGACATTATCATTCGAAAAATATTGGAATTTTATCAATCAAAATAA
- a CDS encoding UDP-glucose/GDP-mannose dehydrogenase family protein, with protein sequence MNVAVVGTGYVGLVTGTCFAETGNHVICVDNNEQKLAQLQRGEIPIFEPGLELIFERNCKQKRLSFSADLKAAVQNSQIIFLALPTPPGQDGSADLKYVLGVASQLAEFIDQHKVIVNKSTVPVGTAEKVDAILASKLDRKLFDVVSNPEFLREGAAVEDFLKPDRVVIGAMSDQAKQIMIDLYEPFVRQGNPIYSMDWRSAELTKYAANAYLATRISFMNEIANLCELTGANVDNVRIGMGSDNRIGKRFLFPGVGYGGSCFPKDVKALDFTATNSGYHFDILQSVMHVNGRQKKKLFEKINKYFNSDLSNKKIAIWGLSFKPNTDDIREAPAIELIVDLLSKNVKISVFDPEANQNVKDIFGDQLEYAEDMYEAAHNADALAIVTEWSLFRSPDFGTISEKMKQKVIFDGRNLYEPEKMKQLGFYYSSIGRQTIIQN encoded by the coding sequence ATGAATGTTGCAGTTGTTGGTACGGGTTATGTAGGTTTAGTCACTGGAACCTGTTTTGCAGAAACGGGCAACCATGTAATTTGTGTTGACAACAATGAACAAAAATTAGCACAGTTACAAAGGGGAGAAATACCCATTTTTGAACCGGGACTGGAATTGATATTTGAAAGAAACTGCAAACAAAAACGACTTTCCTTCTCGGCGGATCTCAAAGCGGCAGTCCAAAACAGTCAGATCATTTTTTTAGCCTTGCCTACTCCTCCCGGGCAGGATGGGTCAGCAGATCTAAAATACGTATTAGGCGTTGCTTCTCAACTTGCGGAATTCATTGATCAGCATAAAGTCATTGTCAATAAAAGTACAGTGCCTGTAGGTACAGCAGAAAAAGTAGACGCTATTTTGGCTTCAAAATTGGATCGCAAACTTTTTGATGTTGTATCCAATCCTGAGTTTTTAAGAGAAGGAGCCGCAGTCGAAGACTTCCTCAAGCCGGATAGGGTTGTAATAGGCGCTATGTCTGATCAGGCAAAGCAAATTATGATTGACTTGTACGAACCCTTTGTTCGTCAAGGCAATCCCATATACAGCATGGATTGGAGAAGTGCTGAATTAACAAAATATGCAGCCAATGCATACCTGGCTACTCGTATCAGTTTTATGAATGAAATTGCAAACCTGTGCGAGCTCACGGGAGCTAATGTTGACAACGTACGAATAGGCATGGGTAGTGACAACCGCATCGGCAAAAGATTTTTGTTTCCAGGTGTAGGATATGGCGGAAGTTGCTTTCCAAAAGATGTAAAAGCACTAGACTTCACCGCGACAAATAGTGGATATCATTTTGATATTTTACAATCCGTAATGCATGTCAATGGCAGACAGAAAAAAAAGTTGTTCGAAAAAATCAACAAATACTTTAATTCTGATTTGTCAAATAAAAAAATTGCAATTTGGGGCTTGTCATTTAAGCCCAACACGGATGATATCAGGGAAGCGCCGGCTATTGAATTGATAGTAGATCTACTCTCAAAAAATGTAAAAATCAGCGTATTCGATCCCGAGGCAAACCAAAATGTAAAAGACATTTTCGGCGATCAATTAGAATATGCTGAAGATATGTATGAAGCCGCTCATAATGCAGACGCCTTGGCTATCGTTACAGAATGGAGCCTTTTCAGATCACCTGATTTTGGAACAATTTCCGAGAAAATGAAACAAAAAGTCATTTTTGACGGTCGTAATTTATATGAACCTGAGAAAATGAAACAGCTTGGATTCTATTATTCCAGCATAGGAAGACAAACAATTATTCAGAATTGA